CGTCTCTTTCTACGCTGCGCTCAGGCTGGACACGTGGTGGGCGTTGATGGTGGGAGGCGTCTGTCAACACCGAATGCTTGGTTATGAATggcttttaatgaaatatttatttaacaagcAATAAGAAGCACTTTTGGCTTCTGGGCGGAtgcgaaagagatggctgCATTGCGAAATAGAAAtgcagaaagagagggagggAGAAGCACGAGAGCGTTGGAAGTAATTGTTTGGCTAGTTAAGTTTGACGCTACGTTGAACTAAGATAAAGCAAACACATAAACGGGGAAACACACACTTGGCACAACACACAGCCATGGACACACTAATAGAAGTTAATAGTTCAACATTGCTGGTAAAATGGAAGACTATATATTAATCTAGCTGCATGTTTTCATTCTAACTGAATCAATTTTCTTGTTACTAAGGTACGTTTTGTgttaacaagaaaataaactGATAAGCTGTTAGTTATAACATTTAAGGTTCGttcaatatataaatattttagcattGGTTGTCATTTGATAGCTAATTCTTTCGCTTCAACCGCAAGTGAActtaaatgaatttttcaaagtgCTTGTCGTAAACTTCCTTTGCTGGTTGTGTTGCCAAAAGTCATTAACAGTCAACGGCTACGTGCCACAGGAGTGGGAGCTACACCCAAAAAACGACAAACTGACAAATGCGGCAAGGCCAAGAGGAAAGCGAGAAAGTTGGCTAAGCCAGACACAGAACATATCCCGGCTGATGTGTCTGATATGTCTGTGCGGCTTTATTTGTTCGCCCCCGGCTTACATGCAACTCACCCAAAGGCACAAGGGGCGCATCACGTGGCTAGACAATCCTGTAAGAAAACGTGGTGTCTGAAGTCTAAAGCCAGCCTCATCTTTAGATTAATAATATTAGTTGTCTAACACTTTGTTAGCTCTACAGGATTTTGattagtaatattttaatCAGCACTTAGGCACTTAGCACTTATCAAATGATGAAACTCTTATATTGCCAGTAGGCGAAACACTTTAACAGGCCAGTTCTTCCCCAAGGGCCAAGAATAATTTCGAGGCAAGTGGTTTTCCTTCAAACAGGACCAAGATGTTCCACTTTAGCAGCACCCAAGTCCCAAATCCCAAATGCCAAGATTCCGCACAGTCAACTTACGGAAGCAGAAAACGTTTAGGCAAATCTTTCGGCCAAAATCTTGGGCAAACAAGCTCATTACAGAGcggcaaaatacaaaaataaaatggaagcCAAAATAAGTCGGGGCCAAATTGTGAGCGAGGCAACTAAGTGTGCCACATGATTGAGTGACTTGCCCGCCCGCCCCAAAGGCGGctaaagggggcgtggcagactTTGAAGAGCATTACGGTCGCAGTTTATGACCGCACTTTTATTGATACCGCCAAGGGGAgcgaatacaaaataaaataaagcaaccCAAATCGGGTAAATCCGAGAAGCGAGAACAGAGAAGCGAGAAGCCCCAAGGAATCTCAATGGATTGCCGGCTATAAAGCGCAGTGGGAACAACTTGTCGAGAGTTCGCCTGCAATGCTGGGCGGTTTTATTAcgtacacccaaacacacaaacacaacaaaggcaaTAACAATCACCAGCGAGCACTACAATAAACTAATCTAATGTGCGCATCAAATTTGCATGCTTCAACTCGGCGGCGTTTTAAAAGACTTTCCCGGAAAAGCCCCCATGACGTGGAGCCAATAACGACATTCAGGGACAACATGCTCCATGGGCAAATATTAACCAGCTTCATTTCATTGGCATAGCTGGTGTGTAGTAGATAGAGATGGGTTCACAAAGGATTATTTTATAAACGAGTTTAAAAACTTGTGTATGTAATATTACATTAATAATCATCTGAATAGCAATGAAAACATAGAAAGTAGCTACAATCCTACATcctaaaattacaaaaatataatttatggaCATCGAGGCGAATgagtattttttgtatttacatGACTTGCTGTAAACTAGGCGATACAtgtgtaaataaatacatggTTTCAATACACCAGCACCACaagtttaatttctttaatttaatttttatgtatgACGTAGTTTTTCGTGGCTAACAGTCGTATAAGTAATATTTGTGTGCTAAACTTTTTGGTTTCACATTAAGAAATTAAGCAATGAAGCTAAGCTACTATTTGAAGACATATAAATTAAAGGTATTTTGGTAAATGAGAAaccaaaataatttataaattactagTAGCTTCAGTCGCGTGCCCATAATTGGCCATCTCTAGGACATGTAGAACCGAGGGCTTTGCGGTCTATTGGACGTGCATGAGCATAAGTAAGATGCACAGGATGTTGGTCCGTCTCTTTTCACGAAAGTCCTTTCTCGCCTTCGCAGGATCCCTTCGCTGAAtatgtgtgagtgcgtgtgcaTGAATGTTGGTTGGTGCGTGCCTCCGATGCAAACTCAATTATTTACTAAGTGGGCCAAAAGGCATTCGGCAGGCGGGCAAATCACCTTACACTCTCGCCCATTGCCGTCTTGTTTTAGTTGTAACTGCTGTAAGCCCCttttccaccatttccacTCCCCTCCCTCCTCCACCCCGCGCTGAAAGCCCAACTCTggggaaatttgcattttatcaTCTCATGGTTTTGGCCCCTACCACTTTCCACTACCCCTCAGCGTCCCCTGTCGCCAGTTATTGCTGCCAGGAAGGGCTTtgcttttaattggttttcttaGGCGAGAAACGTCTTAGCTAGTTGGCAACACGAGGGGGAAATCTTATTGCCGGTGTTGTCTTACATAGTTGTTAATTTACTGTTAGGCGGCACTAActtataattgtttaattagcAAGTAAAATACGGGGAAAATATGTGGAAATTATTAGATTTCAAGGACTCGACACAAAGGCAGTGGAGGATGTGGGAGTAATAGCACGGGTGTTTGAATATCCTGGGAATTCGCACACGGAATTTCAATATGAGATTAATAAATGAAACGCAGGGCTatcaaagcaaattaaatagGTTAATTAGGAAAGCAAAACCACacatatgttttttaaaaagattattatattttctatacaaattaaaacccTATTTTCATGGGTTATTCAGAACTGTTTAGTTTTCTAAATGCAGTGTACCTTATTGAATATTCTTCGATTGAATCCAATAATTTTCAGTGTCGACTGACCAGTAGTATTAATAATCAATACATAAGCGGATCAAAGGTCTAAGCACTAAACAAAAAGTGGTGTTAAACCTTTTCccctttaattaagttaatatACAATGCTTgataatgcaattttaattccGCCCTAAAGGAATGTATGGAATACGTATGCTTCTTAAACACACTTTGTGAGtgagttttgtttatattaacTTTCCCTTTTCTCTTCACTAACTTAACTTCACTAATTTCTCGGGGTGCACAGTTCACATTTAATAAGCTAAAAGCATTTTAGGCTCCCCTCCGAAGATATTTATCTTAACCATATGCGCATTATTTTCCCCCTTCGCTGCGTATAAGCGTTTTCATTATACCAACAATCGAGTGAGTACATAGGCAAAATGGAAACCCTTTCGGAATTCCAACCGAACAACTAGTGGCAGTACCAGGAGAAAAGTTATATGGAAAAGTTCCCAAACGGAGTGGTAAATAAATTCCAGCAATATGATTCAAATTATGAATTGGTTTTCAATGGTGAAAAGAATCAAATATGCGTAGTTGCTGTGCATCCTAACCACATATCTTCCAAAAACCAGGTCATAGGCCTCATTCCACTGAACCGCCAGCAATCGGAAACTAATTTCATCTTCGACTATGCCATGATGTGTATTGTGCCCATCTTCTATGTGGCTTGCTACCTTCTAATAAATGTTAGCCAACTGGTTGGCATCTGTTTTCTGGACTCTTGCAATAGTGTCTGCAAGCTGAGCAACCACCTCTTCATGCATTTGGGCGCATTTCTATATCTGACCGTCACCCTGATGAGTCTCTATCGCCGAAAGGAGTTCTTCCTGCAGTTTGATGAGAAACTAAGTGACATCGATGCAGTTATCCAGAAGTGCCAGCGGGTGGCGGAAATGGACAAGGTGAAGGTAACCGAGGTGAAGCACAGTGTGGCCTACCACTTCACCTGGCTCTTCCTGTTCTGCGTTTTCACCTTTGCCCTCTACTATGACGTCAGAGCGTTGTACTTGTAAGTACTCTGGGAATTTAATtgataaaataactaaaaatcTGACTAAATATTTGGATACCATACACATAAGAGAGTGGGATAggtgtaattttaaaaaagagGTGCTATTGATTATAATTTGTTGAAGTTATCAGTGGATAGATATAAACCACGAAAAAACCAACTAATGAATAAACTAAaaggtaaaataaataaattacattttttggcTTGCTCCAATTAATTAGATGGTATACCTTTTAGTTTGTTCATTTTTACTCGCATAAAACATAGGAATTTTGTACAAAATCCTTACCAACTCTAAAGTTTAACTTTAAAGCCCACTAACGTTGGCCAAATTGTCTCGGCTTAGGACCTTCGGCAATCTCGCCTTCATTCCGTTCATGGTGTCCAGTTTCCCGTACTTGGCCGGCAGCATCATCCAGGGCGAGTTCATCTATCACGTGTCGGTCATCTCGCAGCGCTTCGAGCAGATTAACACGCTGCTGGAGAAGATTAACCAGGAGGCGCGCCAGCACCACGCCCCCCTCACCGTGTTCGATATCGAGAGCGAGGGCAAAAAGGAGCGGAAGACCGTTACACCGATTGCGGCCATGGACGGCAGGACGACATTTGGCAATGAGCACAAGTTGGCCGGCGAAACGAAGCGCCAGAAGGGCCAACAAAAGAACGAGGAGGACGAATCGGACACCAGCAacgatgaggacgaggatgactTTGATTATGACAATGCCACCATCGCGGAAAATACCGGGTAAGGGAAAAGCAGTTTGGCGGccttggttttggccaacaaaaaacaggTTTGATTAATGGTTACGTTTGTTCTTTGGCTAccttaatttatgcatttcgaTTTGTGCTAAGCGGACATTTATTTTCTCCGCATTCACTTGTCAGCAGGCAAATCAAAATCTGTCaacataaaataatgaaaattgaattcccTAAGTCAAAGTCAACCTCGAAATTTTTGACAAGTACTTTTTTCCTGgctttttttgtaatttgtttatttactacatttaattactttgcaAAGGCAAGCAATATGCAAACTTATCGGTTTCCACGGTTTCAGATTTCACAAAAAAGGGTTGGTTAATTTATGactatttaaaaaagttttgattgatttgtgACTATctaatatgtatttatttgtcaGCACATTATTAAAAGAGGTTTTTAGGCGAATCAGaatttgttgaaattaattaatgaattgaataaaaaacttCAAGCAGTTTATAGGAGTGAGCAATACAGTAttccaaaaactgttagtgtttaagagtctccttcgcacttccactagctgagtaacgggtatcagatagtcggggaactcgactatagcgtttttttgtttttgcattataattttaaacaatttcatttgaaatttagAAACACATCCGAAGCGAATTTACCGGATCTCTTCAAGCTGCACGATAAAATCCTGGCGCTCAGCGTGATCACAAACGGCGAGTTTGGACCACAGTGTGTACCCTATATGGCGGCCTGCTTTGTGGTGAGCATCTTTGGCATTTTCCTGGAGACCAAGGTCAACTTCATTGTGGGCGGAAAGAGTCGCCTGCTGGATTACATGACCTATCTGTATGTGATTTGGAGCTTCACCACCATGGTGGTGGCGTACATAGTGCTCCGACTTTGCTGCAATGCCAATAATCACTCCAAGCAATCGGCGATGATAGTGCACGAGATTATGCAGAAGAAACCAGCATTCATGCTGAGCAACGATCTCttctacaacaaaatgaagtCCTTTACACTGCAATTCCTGCACTGGGAGGGTTTCTTTCAATTCAACGGCGTGGGACTGTTTGCCCTGGACTACACTTTCATTTTCTCGGTGCGTTTTCAGATtacttgctttttttttttaactaattGCTGGCGTCCATTTTCAGACTGTAAGTGCAGCCACATCCTATTTAATTGTCCTGCTGCAGTTTGACATGACTGCCATTTTGCGCAACGAGGGGCTAATGTCATAAAAGGCCCAGTCGAACTCAATTAAATTGAGCTTTTTGCAAAAAAGTGCTTGAAAAAGTGGGCAAGGAAACACTCTCActatataaaaaagtttttatttggctCAAAAAATAACCATTTATTTCCTTGACTATAAATGTTATAATTATgtatgaattaaataaataaataaattaaatttcatcaaATGAATGAATCAATAAAACCATTATTGAAGTGTagcaatataattaaatggacAATTTGCAGCACGTTTTTGGCGATTATCAGTCAATTGGTAGCTCATAAATCAATCAACCAACGCCATTTTCCGAGAGTAACCAAAACGAGGTGCGGAAAATCCGCAAGGGGCGGGAGGTTGAGCCTCGCGGTAATCACATCAGCCGAAACTCCATGAAGGATGCGAAGGGCAGGAGTGGAGGAGTGGAGGACGGCTACAGAGGTTTCTAATGCAATTTCTATCAAATGTCAATTGAAACCCGATTTGCCAGTCATCAGTCAGGGCCTCTATTCCGCACCCAGTCCACAGTTTGCGACCATCGAACGGAAGTCGGGATTCgtggaaaagtgaaaacgGGGACGAGGAAGGATGCTCGGCGGCAGAAAAAGAAGGACATGAAGCAATTTCCGCTTTCAATCACGTTTAGTGCAGCGGAAATGTGTGCAGAAATTTGTTTCTTCTCCCCCTCTTCCAATGCAAATTTTTCACCCGGAATGAGGTtagattttaaattacatttgggTGCGGTTCCATCTATTTTCACGGAAAAGAGGGCCAATCGAACGCCATTGAGTGTCAGGGGAAACTCAATTAATTGCACATTATGTGTGAGAAGTcttcaattcaattgattttttatcACACTTTCTCTCCCTTTTTGTTACACACACGGCGTGTTTCACATTACACACTTTATCAAGGCACTGAGAAGTATTTActgatattaaaaaaataaaattgaataagaAATATAAGCAAAAAATCAAGctagttaaaaaaatataattatatttacatatttaaaaacatgtcTTAGTTTTACAAAGAAGCTtatccatttatttaaaaaatctttgaataataatattcaGATATTAAAGTTTTATAGAATGTAAGCCGTTTACAACCATAGTTACCCATGGTTCTTTTTACtctacaaattaattaatttagtaTACAAATGGCAATGAATCCGTCAATCGGGGAAAGTGGACAccctaattaaaaactttgtgCTCTATGCAATTTTTCTGTGTGCCTGGTTTCACTGACTACTGGAACACATCCTGAACACGTAAATCAATATGTGGCTCGATTGGCTCGTTTGCACACGAATCCCCACCCATGaagcagaaataaataaggagCCACAGGGGCCTGGGGAGAAAGCGGATGAAATGTGGCTGTCCTGGTCAGCAAAGTGGCTGGAAACAGAAGCAACAGGCAACTGGCAACACACACATTACCTGCAAATTACGTCAACTGTTGCTGGGTCGCTCATGAGGGTCAGGTTAAAAGAGGTCGGACCCGGAGTGGCAGTGGCTTCAACTTAAAATGGTCAGTTCTTCAACGGAAAAAAGGCAGCTACAAAAAGTTCACCGTAAAAAGAGGAGGAAGGATATTAAGCAATTTCCTTTCAAATATGTGGTCTATATGTAGTTTATTTCAAGTCAAGAAAAAACAAGTTTgacatataatattttattattcacctgtgttaaaaaatgttaaatatctGTGTTtggtaaaatgtatttttcttgTATATATAGATGTTATGTTTTTTCTACTGACTATACAAACTTTCAAACAATTTAGTTAATTGACCTTTTCAATGAAGTGGATTTCTTTTCAGTGAAAAGCTCGGCATGAGCCACGTGACCCCTGCAAGGCAATGTGCTGGATGTGCATGGAAAGT
This genomic stretch from Drosophila teissieri strain GT53w chromosome 2L, Prin_Dtei_1.1, whole genome shotgun sequence harbors:
- the LOC122626483 gene encoding gustatory and pheromone receptor 33a, which translates into the protein MIQIMNWFSMVIGLIPLNRQQSETNFIFDYAMMCIVPIFYVACYLLINVSQLVGICFLDSCNSVCKLSNHLFMHLGAFLYLTVTLMSLYRRKEFFLQFDEKLSDIDAVIQKCQRVAEMDKVKVTEVKHSVAYHFTWLFLFCVFTFALYYDVRALYLTFGNLAFIPFMVSSFPYLAGSIIQGEFIYHVSVISQRFEQINTLLEKINQEARQHHAPLTVFDIESEGKKERKTVTPIAAMDGRTTFGNEHKLAGETKRQKGQQKNEEDESDTSNDEDEDDFDYDNATIAENTGNTSEANLPDLFKLHDKILALSVITNGEFGPQCVPYMAACFVVSIFGIFLETKVNFIVGGKSRLLDYMTYLYVIWSFTTMVVAYIVLRLCCNANNHSKQSAMIVHEIMQKKPAFMLSNDLFYNKMKSFTLQFLHWEGFFQFNGVGLFALDYTFIFSTVSAATSYLIVLLQFDMTAILRNEGLMS